From the genome of Rhizobium binae, one region includes:
- a CDS encoding adenylate/guanylate cyclase domain-containing protein, with protein MSDVQERLLDNKMTEMELARSWSPRVISKFESLIRSGDDFSLYRINPLAFARDHAISEAESIDLFLHATRSGLFEMSWDVVCPQSGMVLDSFGALRTLKTHYVCGLCDVSGETDLDDFIEVTFTVSPQLRRLPFHDPASLSVEDFHWKARFLSDARLPGQQARFLDVLKGMVRGLTFLAPGSVTTMRTELGPGALAGINVQSQASFAVPVAGAPAVAPTLLRVRYDGQRFSASLPAVQPGPVIVEIENSAALRGSLLLINWPPEILAQTAKPVLDFDPYMSGGMLLARQTFRRLFRSERVDEREGLGIRQVTLLFTDLKGSTAMYERLGDLNAYALVREHFALLEDTVQAHAGAIVKTIGDAVMAAFSRPTDAVSAALHMLGEIERFNSEHGDPSIILKIGAHCGPSIAVTLNDNLDYFGQTVNVAARVQSLADAGEICISEALFSAPDVGGLLSGHRLAAFEAPLRGVEGTACVYRVTPGQM; from the coding sequence CTGGAGCCCGCGCGTCATCTCCAAATTCGAAAGCCTGATCCGCAGCGGCGACGATTTCTCGCTCTACCGCATCAACCCGCTGGCCTTCGCGCGCGACCATGCAATCTCCGAGGCCGAAAGCATCGATCTCTTTCTCCATGCGACGCGTAGCGGCCTGTTCGAGATGAGCTGGGACGTCGTATGTCCCCAATCCGGCATGGTGCTCGACAGTTTCGGCGCGCTGCGGACGCTGAAGACCCACTATGTTTGCGGCCTGTGCGACGTCTCCGGCGAAACGGACCTCGATGACTTCATCGAGGTGACTTTCACGGTGTCGCCGCAGCTGCGCCGGCTGCCGTTTCACGATCCCGCTTCGCTTTCGGTCGAGGATTTTCACTGGAAGGCGCGGTTTCTGAGCGATGCGCGGCTGCCCGGCCAGCAGGCCCGCTTTCTCGACGTCCTCAAGGGGATGGTGCGCGGCCTGACCTTCCTGGCGCCGGGGTCGGTCACGACAATGAGGACCGAGCTCGGCCCCGGGGCGCTCGCTGGCATCAATGTGCAGTCCCAGGCGAGCTTTGCGGTGCCGGTGGCAGGCGCGCCCGCCGTGGCGCCGACGCTCCTGCGCGTCCGATATGACGGGCAGCGGTTTTCCGCTTCGCTGCCCGCCGTCCAGCCCGGCCCTGTCATCGTCGAAATTGAGAATTCGGCCGCCCTGCGCGGCTCGCTGCTGCTGATCAATTGGCCGCCCGAGATCCTGGCGCAGACCGCCAAGCCGGTCCTCGACTTCGATCCCTATATGTCGGGCGGCATGCTGCTCGCGCGCCAGACCTTCCGGCGCCTGTTCCGCTCCGAACGCGTCGACGAGAGGGAAGGGCTCGGCATCCGCCAGGTGACGCTTCTGTTCACCGATCTCAAGGGCTCGACCGCGATGTACGAACGGCTCGGCGATCTAAACGCTTATGCGCTGGTGCGCGAGCATTTCGCCTTGCTCGAAGACACGGTGCAGGCGCATGCGGGTGCAATCGTCAAGACGATCGGCGATGCCGTGATGGCCGCTTTCTCCCGCCCGACCGACGCGGTTTCGGCAGCGCTGCATATGCTTGGGGAGATCGAGCGCTTCAACAGCGAACATGGCGATCCCAGCATCATCCTGAAAATCGGCGCCCATTGCGGCCCGTCGATCGCCGTCACCTTGAACGACAACCTTGATTACTTCGGGCAGACCGTCAATGTCGCCGCCCGGGTGCAGTCGCTGGCCGATGCCGGAGAGATCTGCATTTCCGAAGCGTTGTTTTCGGCGCCCGATGTTGGCGGGCTGCTTTCCGGCCACCGGCTGGCCGCCTTCGAGGCTCCGCTTCGGGGTGTCGAGGGAACGGCCTGCGTGTATCGGGTGACGCCTGGCCAGATGTGA